From Ruminococcus sp. HUN007, a single genomic window includes:
- a CDS encoding polysaccharide pyruvyl transferase family protein, producing the protein MKKIGIMTWFQYHNYGTSLQLTALSETIKDIGYEPIVIKYHAKSKPVSICNESIPLKVGTKVVSVIKNHSYKNYSNSNREELYNDFYRKHLKFTSKCDLLSELQLLNNELDAFVCGSDQIWAPSCFDSHYFLDFVSDDNKKIAYAPSVGLPSIEDEYIKEQIKELTSRIGYLSTREKSGSKIISDLVGRTVTTVLDPTLLLSSDEWNSFCSEVSINEKSEYMLVYMLGKNEWQWKEVYRIANELKLNVRVIPVFQKDKNRLGCISDPIGPAEFLSYIKNASYVCTDSFHGLAFSVNYHKNFTVFERFKLNDKINQNSRIYNLLDLFHLRNRLYVDNSAIKMIYEKIDYDKVDEYRNNLKEESLLFLKQALSSATEKKEMKEKINIHCNNKLCCGCGACQTVCPFKAINIKLNEDGFYSAFIDDSKCVSCGKCTKVCPYMIKRNDKLIADSELYSFKSKSNDVLMKSSSGGAAHHIAELLNGKGYTVAGCTFDVKLQKTKHILVVPEKSAELVYLQGSKYMQSDFSVITDQLYHTEDPTVIFGTPCQIAGMRSLLRDKDNFMYVDLICHGVPSYHLYKKYQEYLKSKGFDVTNLSVVFRDKAYGWSTRYITIDDTQNKVSNHQDKDPYFLSFEHCFCYGHNCYECPWRDKSAADIRLGDYWGDRFKDDQTGVSEMVILTDKGEAVLNRLKESEIAIIKKQDIIDYTSVQQMKNGREPVFWNAYLTDLRDTDKKNGGYNEILYSSF; encoded by the coding sequence ATGAAAAAAATCGGTATAATGACTTGGTTCCAGTACCATAACTATGGTACTTCTTTGCAGCTCACAGCATTAAGTGAGACAATAAAAGACATAGGATACGAGCCAATTGTTATTAAATATCATGCTAAGAGTAAACCTGTTTCGATTTGTAACGAATCAATTCCGTTGAAGGTCGGAACAAAGGTTGTTTCAGTAATCAAAAATCATTCTTATAAGAACTATTCAAATAGTAATAGAGAAGAACTCTATAATGATTTTTATAGGAAGCATTTAAAATTCACCTCAAAGTGTGATTTGCTTTCAGAGTTACAGCTGCTAAATAACGAACTTGATGCATTTGTTTGTGGAAGTGATCAAATTTGGGCGCCAAGTTGTTTTGATTCGCATTATTTCCTTGATTTTGTTTCAGATGATAACAAGAAAATCGCTTATGCACCTAGCGTTGGTCTTCCATCTATAGAAGATGAATATATTAAAGAGCAAATTAAAGAATTAACAAGTAGAATCGGTTATCTATCTACTAGAGAGAAAAGTGGTTCAAAAATCATATCTGATCTTGTTGGACGAACTGTTACAACTGTACTAGATCCGACGTTGCTGTTAAGTTCTGATGAATGGAATAGCTTTTGTTCAGAAGTAAGCATTAACGAGAAATCTGAGTATATGCTTGTGTACATGCTTGGAAAAAACGAATGGCAGTGGAAAGAGGTATATCGCATTGCCAATGAGTTAAAACTTAATGTACGTGTCATACCTGTATTTCAGAAAGATAAGAATCGCCTTGGCTGTATTAGTGATCCTATTGGTCCAGCAGAGTTTTTATCATATATAAAAAATGCTTCATATGTTTGTACTGATTCTTTTCATGGCCTTGCATTTTCTGTGAATTATCATAAGAATTTTACGGTTTTTGAACGTTTTAAATTAAATGATAAGATCAATCAAAATTCAAGAATATACAATTTGCTAGATTTGTTTCATTTAAGGAACAGATTATACGTAGACAATTCAGCGATTAAAATGATATATGAGAAGATTGACTATGATAAAGTAGATGAATATCGTAATAATCTTAAAGAAGAATCGTTATTATTCTTGAAACAGGCTTTGTCTTCTGCAACTGAAAAAAAAGAAATGAAAGAAAAAATAAATATTCATTGCAATAACAAGTTATGTTGCGGATGCGGTGCTTGTCAGACAGTTTGTCCATTTAAGGCGATAAATATTAAGCTTAATGAGGATGGCTTTTACTCTGCTTTTATAGATGATTCAAAATGTGTTTCGTGTGGGAAATGTACGAAGGTTTGTCCTTATATGATAAAACGAAACGATAAACTAATTGCTGATTCAGAGTTATATTCGTTTAAAAGTAAATCAAATGATGTTCTTATGAAATCATCAAGTGGTGGTGCAGCACACCATATTGCTGAACTGCTTAACGGAAAAGGGTATACTGTTGCTGGATGTACATTCGATGTGAAATTGCAGAAAACCAAACACATACTCGTTGTTCCTGAAAAATCGGCAGAACTTGTATACTTACAAGGTAGTAAATATATGCAAAGTGATTTTTCTGTAATTACAGATCAATTATATCATACTGAAGATCCGACAGTAATCTTTGGTACGCCGTGTCAGATTGCTGGAATGCGCTCATTACTTCGTGACAAAGATAATTTTATGTATGTTGATTTGATATGTCATGGAGTTCCAAGCTATCATTTGTATAAAAAGTATCAGGAGTATTTAAAATCCAAAGGATTTGATGTTACAAATCTGTCAGTTGTTTTTAGAGATAAGGCTTATGGATGGAGTACGAGGTACATCACAATAGACGATACACAGAATAAGGTATCAAATCATCAGGATAAGGATCCGTATTTTTTATCTTTTGAGCACTGTTTCTGTTATGGACATAATTGTTATGAATGTCCTTGGCGAGATAAAAGTGCTGCTGATATTAGACTAGGTGATTATTGGGGAGATCGATTTAAAGATGATCAAACCGGAGTTAGTGAGATGGTTATTTTAACCGATAAAGGCGAAGCTGTATTGAATCGGTTGAAAGAATCCGAGATAGCAATAATAAAAAAACAAGATATTATTGATTATACTTCAGTTCAACAAATGAAAAATGGACGAGAGCCAGTATTTTGGAATGCATATTTAACTGATTTACGCGACACTGATAAAAAAAATGGAGGATATAATGAAATACTATATTCTTCCTTTTGA